The genomic segment GCGCCGTGGAAGGCCAGGTGCAGGTGGTGGCCTTCCTCCGCGACGGCCTGCCGCCGTCCGATATCTCCAGGACGCGGGCCGCGGTGGCCGCCCTGCCGGGGGTGCGGTCGGTGCGCTTCGTCGGGCGGGACGCCGCCCTGGAGCGGCTCCGGAAGCAGTTGGGGGGAGGAGCGGCCTTCGCCGACCTGGTCTCGACCAATCCCCTCCCGGACTCCCTGGAACTGACCCTGGCCGACCCGAAGCAGGCGCCCGCCGTGGCCCGGGCGGCGGCGCAACTGCCGGGGATCAGCGACGTCGGATACGGCGGAGAGGTGGTGGACCGCCTCCTGGCCCTGACCCGCGGCGTGCGGGTGCTGGGAGCGGCGCTGACCCTGTTTCTGACCGCGGTCGCGCTGGTCGTCGTCGTCAGCACGATCCGCCTCACCATCATCGCCCGCAGGCGCGAGATCGAGATCATGCAGCTCGTCGGCGCCACCCGCTGGTTCGTGCGCTGGCCCTTTCTGATTGAAGGGGTCCTCCAGGGAATGGCCGCCGGTGCGCTGGCCTCGGCCGTCCTGGCCTCCGCCTACGCCCTCGGCATCGCCCGTGTTCAGGGCGCCATGCCGTTCCTCCCCGCGGCTTCCATTGCGGAGGCGGCGGGTCCCCTGATCGTCTGGGTAATGGTCACCGGTGTCGCCGTCGGGGGCGCCGGCAGCCTCATCGCCATCCGCCGCTTCCTGGCCTCATGACACCGTCCGTCCGCAGGCG from the Armatimonadota bacterium genome contains:
- the ftsX gene encoding permease-like cell division protein FtsX; amino-acid sequence: MARTRNPAVAETAASFVADAWASFRRNGLMTAAAVTTITVALLVVGTAVLVGLNLEKVARAVEGQVQVVAFLRDGLPPSDISRTRAAVAALPGVRSVRFVGRDAALERLRKQLGGGAAFADLVSTNPLPDSLELTLADPKQAPAVARAAAQLPGISDVGYGGEVVDRLLALTRGVRVLGAALTLFLTAVALVVVVSTIRLTIIARRREIEIMQLVGATRWFVRWPFLIEGVLQGMAAGALASAVLASAYALGIARVQGAMPFLPAASIAEAAGPLIVWVMVTGVAVGGAGSLIAIRRFLAS